One Pseudanabaena sp. FACHB-2040 DNA window includes the following coding sequences:
- a CDS encoding tyrosine-type recombinase/integrase, producing MAFKRGENPNRPLPGTTIRVEPIRDLAAIKRIKKLLRDQPRDLCLFTLGINTAFRANEMLSLRVGQVRSLKVGDVLEIKQSKTDKYRQVTANRPVVESIQGWLAVSNPDEAQFLFRSQRGVLTVPTVSTLVKTWCRHVGLKGNYGSHTLRKTWGYWQRMERGTAVPLLMEAFGHTTQQQTLAYLGIQSEEIAQIYDLEL from the coding sequence ATGGCCTTCAAAAGGGGCGAAAATCCAAACCGCCCGCTCCCAGGCACCACCATTCGAGTAGAGCCGATTCGCGATCTGGCGGCAATTAAGCGCATTAAGAAGCTGCTGCGAGACCAGCCACGGGACTTGTGCCTATTTACGCTGGGCATTAATACGGCGTTTCGAGCTAATGAGATGCTCTCGCTTCGGGTAGGTCAGGTGCGATCGCTTAAGGTGGGGGATGTGCTCGAGATAAAGCAGTCAAAGACAGACAAATACCGGCAGGTAACCGCCAATCGGCCAGTGGTCGAGAGCATTCAGGGATGGCTAGCAGTGAGCAATCCTGATGAGGCGCAGTTTTTGTTTCGAAGTCAGCGGGGGGTGTTGACAGTGCCAACTGTGAGCACACTGGTCAAGACCTGGTGCCGTCATGTGGGCCTCAAGGGCAACTACGGCAGCCATACCCTACGCAAGACCTGGGGCTACTGGCAGCGGATGGAGCGAGGAACGGCAGTACCGCTGCTAATGGAAGCCTTTGGGCATACTACGCAGCAGCAGACGCTAGCGTATTTGGGCATTCAGTCAGAAGAAATTGCTCAGATCTACGATCTAGAGCTTTAG
- a CDS encoding PAS domain S-box protein, whose protein sequence is MPSEETARSQGHPEIASLAVVQVQDRSEAISEEAFFFARSLDLLSVIGLDGYFKRINPMFTQTLGYCEAEFLASPFLDFVHLDDHPATLAEMEKLNRGAPTLAFENRYRTKDGCYRWLAWTASPQVDQGMIYCVARDITQQKQTEAALRESEERWQLALRGSNDGIWDWNVQTDEVFFSTRWKTMLGYKAHEIDNHFDEWKKRVHPDDLISVTQSIQNHFAQKTPFYINEHRVLCKDGTYKWILDRGQAIWDEAGKVLRIVGSHTDVTERRELEAALQRVNQDLEQRVAERTAQLEQANAALQESREILQRQLAEIETLYQSAPIGLNVLDTDLRFVRINQRLAEMNGISAETHIGRTVRELLPEMADAAEHILRPILETGEPRLNVEIVGETPAHPGVQRVWLESFLPLKDGERVIGISTVCEEITERKRVEAALRQSEERYRTLFETMEDGFCVIEVLFDENTTPIDYRFLESNPAFERQSGLYQAVGKTARQLVPTLEEFWFETYGKVALTGEPVRFENGSDVMNRWFEVYAFPIEQLENHKVAVLFKDISDRKAIETQREKLLQQEQAAREAAERANRMKDEFLAVLSHELRTPLNPILGWAKLLQSPQVSSIRLQQGLTTIESNAKQQVQLIDDLLDISRIIRGKITLNFASVALSRPITEALETVRLAAEAKAIELEVFLEPSVGQVRGDASRLQQVIWNLLSNAIKFTPAGGRVRLQLTQCDRNVQIQVSDTGKGIQPTFLPHVFELFQQQDSSTTRSFGGLGLGLAIARQVVEAHGGTITAASAGEGQGAIFTVQLPSMPTLNVYKPDFFNHQPLNLENLRVMVVDDESDSLELLKVLLEQEGAAVTAVSSAARALHTLTQDQFDLLISDIGMTEMDGYALIRQVRTLPAQHNRSIPAVALTAYAGETNQQRALEAGFQVHLAKPVEPQQLMARIAALVKP, encoded by the coding sequence ATGCCTTCTGAAGAAACTGCTCGCTCGCAAGGTCATCCTGAAATTGCTTCTTTAGCTGTTGTGCAGGTGCAGGATCGCTCTGAGGCAATATCCGAGGAAGCCTTTTTCTTTGCGCGATCGCTCGATTTGCTGTCAGTCATCGGTCTAGATGGCTACTTCAAGCGGATCAACCCTATGTTTACCCAGACTCTGGGCTATTGCGAAGCAGAATTTCTAGCCAGTCCTTTTCTGGACTTTGTGCACCTAGACGATCACCCCGCCACCTTGGCAGAAATGGAGAAGCTGAACAGGGGAGCTCCCACGCTCGCTTTCGAGAATCGCTACAGAACAAAAGATGGCTGCTACCGATGGCTGGCCTGGACTGCATCCCCCCAGGTTGACCAGGGGATGATATACTGCGTCGCCCGCGACATAACCCAGCAAAAACAGACTGAAGCAGCCCTGAGAGAAAGCGAGGAACGCTGGCAGCTAGCCCTTCGGGGCAGTAACGACGGGATTTGGGATTGGAACGTGCAGACGGACGAAGTGTTTTTCTCAACCCGTTGGAAGACGATGTTGGGCTATAAGGCCCACGAAATTGACAATCATTTTGATGAATGGAAAAAGCGGGTACATCCTGATGATTTGATATCGGTAACGCAGTCAATTCAAAACCACTTTGCTCAAAAAACGCCGTTTTATATCAACGAGCATCGGGTGTTGTGCAAAGACGGTACCTATAAGTGGATTCTTGATCGCGGTCAGGCAATTTGGGATGAGGCTGGCAAGGTGCTGCGGATAGTCGGCTCCCATACCGATGTCACGGAACGGCGGGAACTAGAGGCGGCTCTACAGCGTGTTAACCAAGACCTAGAACAGCGCGTTGCCGAGCGAACTGCCCAGTTAGAACAGGCAAATGCGGCGCTGCAAGAGAGCCGGGAAATATTGCAACGGCAGCTGGCTGAAATTGAAACCCTCTACCAGTCTGCCCCAATCGGGCTGAATGTTCTCGATACCGATTTGCGCTTTGTCCGAATCAATCAGCGATTGGCAGAGATGAATGGAATTTCTGCCGAAACGCACATTGGACGCACTGTGCGAGAGTTGCTGCCAGAAATGGCTGACGCTGCTGAACACATCCTGCGACCCATTCTAGAAACCGGCGAGCCCCGGTTAAATGTTGAAATCGTTGGGGAAACGCCTGCTCACCCAGGCGTACAGCGAGTTTGGCTAGAGAGCTTTTTGCCCTTAAAAGATGGCGAGCGTGTCATTGGCATTAGCACCGTTTGTGAAGAGATTACTGAGCGCAAACGGGTAGAGGCTGCTCTGCGCCAATCGGAGGAACGCTATCGTACGCTGTTTGAGACGATGGAAGATGGCTTTTGCGTCATTGAAGTATTGTTTGATGAAAACACGACGCCAATTGACTATCGCTTCTTAGAAAGTAACCCTGCTTTTGAACGGCAAAGTGGGCTTTATCAAGCAGTGGGTAAAACGGCCCGTCAACTCGTGCCCACACTAGAAGAATTTTGGTTTGAAACGTATGGCAAAGTAGCTCTCACGGGTGAACCTGTTCGTTTTGAAAACGGCTCTGATGTCATGAATCGCTGGTTTGAGGTGTATGCATTTCCCATCGAGCAGCTAGAGAACCACAAAGTTGCTGTTCTGTTTAAAGATATTAGCGATCGCAAAGCAATTGAAACCCAGCGAGAAAAGTTGCTCCAACAAGAGCAGGCAGCGCGGGAAGCCGCAGAACGCGCCAACCGCATGAAAGACGAATTTTTGGCCGTTCTCTCCCACGAACTGCGAACGCCGCTCAACCCAATTTTGGGCTGGGCAAAGCTACTGCAATCCCCGCAGGTCAGCTCCATTAGGCTGCAGCAGGGGTTAACCACGATTGAGAGCAATGCCAAACAGCAGGTACAGCTGATCGACGATCTCTTAGATATCTCTCGCATTATTCGTGGCAAAATTACTTTAAACTTTGCTTCTGTTGCCTTATCAAGGCCAATCACAGAGGCTCTAGAAACCGTGCGGTTGGCAGCAGAAGCCAAAGCCATTGAGCTTGAAGTATTTCTAGAGCCATCGGTAGGCCAAGTCAGGGGAGATGCCAGCAGACTACAGCAGGTGATCTGGAATCTATTGTCGAATGCGATTAAATTTACGCCTGCAGGGGGTCGGGTAAGACTGCAGCTCACCCAGTGCGATCGCAACGTTCAAATTCAGGTGAGCGACACTGGCAAGGGCATTCAGCCCACATTTTTGCCCCACGTGTTTGAGTTGTTTCAGCAACAAGACAGTTCTACAACGCGTTCTTTTGGCGGATTAGGATTGGGACTAGCGATCGCTCGGCAAGTGGTTGAAGCGCACGGCGGCACCATTACCGCCGCGAGTGCCGGGGAAGGGCAGGGAGCAATCTTTACAGTGCAACTGCCGTCGATGCCTACCTTGAATGTCTACAAACCTGATTTCTTTAACCACCAGCCTCTGAATTTAGAGAATCTGCGAGTCATGGTAGTGGATGATGAAAGCGATTCTCTAGAGTTGCTCAAGGTGCTTTTGGAGCAGGAAGGCGCAGCTGTTACTGCGGTCTCTTCTGCGGCTAGAGCACTCCACACGTTGACTCAGGATCAATTTGACCTGCTAATCAGCGATATTGGGATGACAGAGATGGATGGTTATGCCTTGATTCGTCAGGTTCGCACTTTACCGGCTCAACACAATCGAAGCATTCCAGCGGTGGCTCTAACTGCCTACGCGGGTGAGACCAATCAGCAGCGCGCGCTTGAGGCCGGATTTCAGGTTCATTTAGCAAAGCCAGTCGAGCCCCAGCAGCTGATGGCTAGGATCGCAGCGTTGGTCAAGCCGTAA
- a CDS encoding NACHT domain-containing NTPase: MVKRSLQASPTGIQRAKRAFALKGWTQENLASEVNLKTRQPIWRFFTGQPVDRQIFLALCLILDLEWRDISENPPEDFPQLGETAKAVTQDLDELVQQVRSQYCDTIQNQCGILQLLDINRPVNIDDIYVDVNILEEIASQQWFEIDALQSLEPVEFDRVGLGTIEQKQIPGIQAVETYSKLRVLGKPGVGKTTFLQHLAIQCNRGEFAAHQVPIFITLRDFAEESRDNGKFSLLSYIRQTFLTAGISNSSAPETLLKTGRVLLLLDGMDELLNQDVTAVLREIRKFSEKYHKNRFVASCRTAAQKLQLRGFTDVEIAPFTQAQITTFAQKWFVALTKTTDQLGQNQSTQFMQKLDLPENWQFRQLVVTPLFLHLACWVFYGRGKLPAKRSEFYKQGLDLLLGQWDEAKGVERDDVYRGFLLPQKLRLLSQLAAVTFEQGQYFFEQRTIEQYIGDYLRNLPGVSLEPEELQLESEAMLNAIEAQHGLLTERARGIFSFSYLAFQEYFTAREIVASHNLRALEQALEGLVSHITDQHWREVFLLTAAMLRSADSLVQLMKQQIDALVAQDPYLQEFLIWASQKSQAVVSPPKIAASRAFYLALAQTPHTMAHFALASTLDQGMFLDAALDSLLLECAANHSQDFAHANACSEALKNIMVMVLDAGFYKSLQQLREQLPSPDQNQERFQIWWQTHYSAWVEQLKSITANYRNIHHSWQFTPEQQQVLKNYYDANQLLIDCLNSDCEITAAIRQEIEATLLLPQKELEDREWQGN; the protein is encoded by the coding sequence ATGGTCAAGCGGTCACTCCAGGCATCTCCTACTGGAATTCAGCGGGCTAAACGAGCGTTTGCGCTGAAGGGGTGGACGCAGGAAAATTTAGCAAGCGAGGTGAATCTAAAGACCCGCCAGCCGATCTGGAGGTTTTTCACAGGGCAACCTGTAGACCGGCAGATTTTTTTAGCCCTTTGTTTGATCCTCGATTTAGAGTGGCGAGACATTTCGGAAAATCCGCCTGAAGACTTTCCGCAGCTCGGAGAGACGGCTAAGGCTGTTACTCAGGATCTCGATGAGCTGGTGCAGCAGGTGCGATCGCAATATTGCGACACCATTCAAAATCAGTGTGGAATCCTGCAGCTATTAGACATTAACCGCCCGGTTAACATTGATGATATTTATGTCGATGTCAATATCTTGGAGGAAATTGCTAGCCAGCAATGGTTTGAGATAGATGCCCTGCAAAGCTTAGAGCCTGTCGAGTTCGATCGTGTTGGTTTAGGGACGATCGAGCAGAAGCAAATACCGGGAATACAGGCAGTCGAAACCTACTCAAAACTCAGAGTTCTGGGCAAACCCGGTGTAGGAAAAACAACCTTCTTGCAGCATCTAGCAATCCAGTGCAACCGAGGCGAATTTGCCGCTCACCAAGTCCCCATCTTCATCACCCTCAGAGATTTTGCTGAAGAGTCTAGGGACAACGGCAAATTCAGCCTCTTGAGCTACATTCGCCAGACCTTCCTCACTGCCGGCATTTCCAACTCGTCTGCGCCTGAGACTTTACTCAAAACGGGCCGAGTCTTGCTGTTGTTAGACGGCATGGATGAACTGCTGAATCAGGACGTTACAGCCGTTCTGAGAGAAATTCGCAAGTTTTCAGAAAAGTATCACAAAAATCGGTTTGTAGCATCTTGTCGTACTGCTGCCCAAAAGCTGCAGCTTCGGGGCTTTACCGATGTCGAAATCGCCCCCTTTACCCAGGCTCAAATCACAACCTTCGCGCAAAAGTGGTTTGTGGCACTCACCAAAACAACAGATCAACTGGGACAAAATCAATCTACTCAGTTTATGCAAAAGTTGGACTTGCCAGAAAACTGGCAGTTTCGACAATTGGTGGTGACCCCTTTATTTCTGCACCTTGCTTGTTGGGTATTTTACGGGCGAGGAAAGTTGCCAGCCAAGCGCAGCGAATTTTATAAGCAAGGGCTAGATCTGCTTCTAGGCCAGTGGGACGAGGCGAAAGGAGTAGAACGCGATGACGTCTATCGAGGCTTCTTATTACCTCAGAAGTTGAGGCTGCTGAGCCAGCTAGCCGCCGTCACCTTCGAACAAGGGCAGTACTTTTTTGAGCAACGCACGATTGAGCAGTACATCGGGGACTATTTGCGGAATTTACCAGGCGTGTCCCTGGAACCTGAAGAATTGCAGCTCGAAAGCGAGGCCATGCTGAATGCCATTGAGGCTCAACACGGCTTGCTTACCGAACGGGCACGGGGCATATTTTCTTTTTCTTATTTGGCTTTTCAAGAATATTTCACGGCTCGAGAAATCGTTGCCAGCCACAATCTGCGAGCTTTAGAACAGGCTTTAGAAGGATTGGTTAGCCACATAACAGATCAGCACTGGCGCGAAGTCTTTCTATTAACAGCTGCAATGTTACGAAGCGCTGATTCACTGGTGCAGCTAATGAAGCAGCAAATTGATGCCCTAGTCGCTCAAGATCCCTATCTACAGGAATTCTTGATATGGGCAAGCCAAAAATCGCAAGCTGTTGTCTCCCCGCCTAAAATAGCCGCCTCGCGAGCGTTTTATCTTGCCCTTGCCCAGACTCCTCACACAATGGCCCACTTCGCCTTAGCTAGCACCCTCGATCAGGGGATGTTTTTAGATGCAGCCTTAGATAGCTTGCTGCTAGAGTGCGCCGCAAATCACAGCCAAGATTTTGCCCACGCGAATGCGTGTAGTGAGGCACTTAAAAATATTATGGTCATGGTCCTAGATGCTGGGTTCTACAAATCTCTGCAGCAGTTAAGGGAGCAGTTGCCATCGCCCGATCAAAACCAAGAACGGTTTCAGATTTGGTGGCAGACGCACTATTCTGCCTGGGTAGAACAACTGAAGAGCATAACCGCTAATTACCGAAATATTCATCATTCTTGGCAGTTTACTCCTGAGCAGCAGCAAGTGCTAAAGAACTATTACGACGCCAATCAACTTCTGATTGATTGCTTGAACAGCGATTGCGAAATTACAGCAGCAATTCGGCAAGAAATTGAGGCTACCTTGTTATTACCCCAAAAGGAACTCGAAGATCGGGAGTGGCAGGGAAATTGA
- a CDS encoding NblA/ycf18 family protein has product MDQLIELTINQKFNLRVFKDQVQGMSREQAQEFLIEQYKLMMIQNTMYQELLKHEWN; this is encoded by the coding sequence ATGGATCAGCTAATCGAACTAACTATAAATCAGAAGTTTAATCTGAGGGTCTTTAAAGACCAAGTGCAGGGTATGTCTCGCGAACAAGCGCAAGAGTTTTTAATTGAGCAGTACAAGCTCATGATGATTCAGAACACAATGTATCAAGAGCTCCTAAAGCACGAATGGAACTGA
- the ftsH gene encoding ATP-dependent zinc metalloprotease FtsH, translating into MPIKDKPTPSRFRFLNNILLIGGVLLLIASFILPLVLGPQIPGVPYSLFIHQVQEGDVARAQISQNQIQFQLKAGDEETGSVFSTTPIFDLNLPSLLEEKGVEFAAAPPPKNGWVTSLLGWVIPPLIFVGIWQFFIRRGAGGAGQGMLSIGKSKAKVYVEGETAKTTFTDVAGVEEAKAELVEIVDFLKTPGRYTQIGARIPKGVLLVGPPGTGKTLLAKAVAGEAGVPFFSISGSEFVEMFVGVGSSRVRDLFEQAKKQAPCIVFIDELDAIGKSRSSNGFYGGNDEREQTLNQLLAEMDGFSVEAEAAPVIVLAATNRPEVLDPALLRPGRFDRQVLVDRPALSGREAILRIHSQKVKLGDDVDLRAIATRTPGFAGADLANLVNEAALLAARNQRQAVAQTDFAEAIERVVAGLEKKSRVLNEKEKKIVAYHEVGHALVGSLMPGSGRVEKISIVSRGMAALGYTLQLPTEDRFLMDEAELRGQIATLLGGRSAEEIVFNSITTGASNDLQRATDLAEQMVTTFGMSKILGPLAYQQGNRAAFLEDGRPNPRRTMSEKTSEAIDREVKDIIETAHQQALDTIMRNRDLLETITLQLLETEAIEGEKLHHLLSQVQAVSVS; encoded by the coding sequence ATGCCAATTAAAGATAAACCAACTCCCTCACGCTTTCGGTTCCTCAATAACATTCTTCTAATAGGCGGGGTGTTATTGCTGATTGCCAGCTTTATTCTGCCTCTCGTATTAGGCCCTCAAATCCCTGGAGTGCCCTACAGCCTGTTTATTCACCAGGTACAAGAAGGGGATGTTGCCCGGGCGCAGATCAGTCAAAATCAGATTCAATTTCAGCTAAAGGCGGGCGATGAGGAAACTGGATCCGTATTCTCAACAACGCCTATCTTTGATTTGAACTTGCCCAGTTTACTCGAAGAGAAAGGCGTTGAATTTGCTGCCGCTCCTCCTCCTAAGAACGGCTGGGTGACCAGTCTATTGGGCTGGGTGATTCCTCCGCTGATCTTTGTGGGTATCTGGCAGTTCTTTATCCGTCGTGGCGCTGGCGGTGCTGGTCAGGGGATGCTCTCGATTGGTAAAAGCAAAGCCAAAGTATACGTCGAGGGCGAAACAGCCAAAACAACCTTTACTGATGTGGCAGGGGTTGAAGAAGCCAAAGCCGAGCTAGTTGAGATTGTGGACTTCCTCAAAACGCCAGGGCGCTATACCCAGATTGGGGCGCGAATTCCTAAGGGTGTGCTGCTGGTTGGCCCGCCGGGAACAGGTAAAACACTGCTGGCAAAAGCCGTCGCTGGAGAAGCTGGCGTACCTTTTTTCAGTATTTCGGGTTCTGAGTTTGTAGAAATGTTTGTCGGTGTGGGTTCTTCGCGGGTGCGGGATTTGTTTGAGCAAGCGAAGAAGCAAGCTCCCTGCATTGTATTTATCGATGAGTTAGATGCTATCGGCAAGTCGCGAAGCAGCAACGGCTTCTATGGCGGCAATGATGAGCGGGAACAAACGCTAAATCAGCTGTTGGCTGAGATGGATGGATTTTCGGTGGAAGCTGAAGCTGCGCCGGTGATTGTGCTAGCAGCCACCAACCGGCCTGAAGTCCTTGATCCTGCCCTGTTGCGTCCCGGTCGGTTTGACCGTCAGGTGCTAGTCGATCGTCCAGCATTATCAGGCCGAGAAGCCATTCTCCGCATCCACTCCCAGAAAGTGAAGCTGGGTGACGATGTGGATCTAAGAGCGATCGCAACTCGCACTCCCGGCTTTGCCGGAGCTGACCTAGCCAACTTGGTGAATGAAGCAGCCTTGCTAGCCGCCCGAAATCAGCGTCAAGCGGTGGCACAGACCGACTTTGCCGAGGCGATTGAACGGGTTGTGGCTGGACTCGAGAAGAAAAGCCGCGTCCTCAACGAGAAGGAAAAGAAAATCGTTGCCTATCACGAAGTCGGCCATGCACTGGTTGGCTCGCTGATGCCGGGGAGCGGTCGCGTTGAGAAAATCTCGATTGTTTCTCGTGGTATGGCAGCCCTAGGGTACACACTTCAACTGCCTACAGAAGATCGCTTCTTGATGGATGAAGCAGAATTGCGGGGACAAATCGCAACCCTGCTGGGCGGACGATCGGCAGAAGAGATTGTGTTTAACAGCATCACGACTGGCGCATCCAACGATTTGCAGCGGGCCACCGACCTGGCAGAGCAAATGGTGACGACCTTCGGCATGAGCAAAATTCTAGGGCCACTGGCATATCAGCAGGGCAACCGAGCTGCGTTTTTAGAAGATGGAAGGCCCAATCCTCGCCGCACAATGAGTGAAAAAACCTCAGAAGCGATCGATCGCGAGGTTAAAGACATTATTGAGACAGCTCATCAGCAGGCGTTAGATACTATCATGCGCAACCGTGATTTGTTAGAAACTATCACCCTGCAGCTTTTGGAAACCGAAGCGATCGAAGGTGAAAAGCTGCACCATTTGTTAAGCCAAGTCCAAGCGGTATCAGTCAGCTAA